In the Podospora pseudocomata strain CBS 415.72m chromosome 5, whole genome shotgun sequence genome, one interval contains:
- a CDS encoding hypothetical protein (EggNog:ENOG503Q46P; COG:T), with protein MPTMAHLPRFRRAKKKLPAGPPLITNGLAGPSSSNNNLTTDPTGKITPPPGDLPLPVPESPLRPFGGKLSPFSRVFHRSQKRARDSPPASMPHSPLATAPVAGSVDGRPVSPLSLKMDTSGLQTAGENNGESGQQLLQVQQQQQQQQQLKEKPSSSSSSSSSSSSSSSLLRVPKQVKMPAFLESNEIDIEFKFGELVWLERMRIQQGLENENSSSFSPDFRWARVKGPHLRKLDRYMNIQPWHNHRIKLQVPEGKLDYVNASPIVLHPFPISGRPREPDRYIAMQGPKQNSMDHVWRMVVEQVESPGVIVMLTETHEGHMEKCFPYFPRSQEDPPLEINERDEFGDGFRATVRCDGLEPTPAGDAIELRKLVITIHSRGGGGGGQNRKKSRSPVRLFTNGRDKTPEPSSAATTRETERDADMDVKMKSPGAATSSPGKLEVPVLEEDYVPSPTESSVSSGGGGGGAVEEKILWHFLYKKWPDFGVPAMEDLDSFFTLMGLSREKNAGPHNPRIVHCSAGVGRSGTFIALEHLMRELEAGVLERWDEMVATANNSRRGSVSERGGKREGGEWDRDRDGEGEGSEGGSSETGGMVLGEDLIFDTVNQLREQRKMMVQAEGQYQFIYGVLRKLWVERYGGGGGGGGEVVGGLRGGEGQGREEEVEVEEVKDDHREGEPAKKRVEVEFEKSEGRDPFA; from the exons ATGCCAACCATGGCCCACCTCCCACGGTTCAGGCGGGCCAAAAAGAAGCTGCCTGCTGGTCCCCCGCTGATAACCAACGGTCTTGCTGGACctagcagcagcaacaacaacttgACGACTGATCCAACCGGAAAGATCACCCCTCCACCTGGCGATCTTCCTCTGCCGGTGCCCGAGTCGCCGCTGAGACCGTTTGGCGGGAAGCTCAGCCCTTTTAGTCGGGTTTTCCACCGGTCGCAGAAGCGGGCGCGCGATTCGCCTCCCGCGTCGATGCCGCATTCACCTTTGGCGACTGCGCCGGTTGCTGGTTCGGTTGATGGCAGGCCGGTGTCGCCTTTGAGTTTGAAGATGGATACGAGTGGGCTACAGACGGCTGGGGAGAATAATGGGGAGAGTGGACAGCAGTTGCTGCAggtacaacaacaacaacaacaacaacaacaactgaaggagaagccatcatcatcatcatcatcatcatcatcatcatcatcatcatcctcattgTTGCGAGTACCAAAGCAGGTGAAGATGCCCGCGTTTCTGGAATCAAACGAGATAG ACATCGAATTCAAATTCGGCGAACTAGTCTGGCTCGAAAGAATGCGCATCCAACAAGGCCTCGAAAACGAAAActcgtccagcttctcccccGACTTTCGCTGGGCTCGCGTAAAAGGGCCCCATCTCCGAAAACTGGACAGGTACATGAACATCCAACCCTGGCACAACCACCGGATCAAGCTCCAGGTCCCAGAAGGAAAACTCGACTACGTCAACGCCTCCCCCATCGTCCTGCACCCTTTCCCCATCAGCGGCCGGCCGAGAGAACCAGACCGGTACATCGCCATGCAGGGGCCAAAGCAAAACTCGATGGACCACGtctggaggatggtggtggaacAGGTCGAATCGCCGGGTGTGATTGTCATGTTGACCGAGACGCACGAGGGGCACATGGAGAAGTGTTTTCCTTACTTTCCACGGAGCCAGGAAGACCCCCCGCTTGAGATCAACGAGAGGGAtgagtttggggatgggttCAGGGCGACGGTCCGGTGCGACGGGTTGGAGCCCACCCCGGCAGGGGACGCGATTGAGCTACGCAAGCTGGTCATTACAATCCATTCccgcggcggtggcggcgggggacAAAACAGGAAGAAATCCCGCTCTCCGGTCCGGCTTTTCACCAATGGACGGGATAAAACTCCTGAACCGAGCTCtgcggcgacgacgagggaaACGGAGAGGGACGCGGATATGGACGTCAAGATGAAGTCTCCTGGTGCTGCCACCTCGTCGCCTGGCAAGCTCGAGGTTCctgttttggaggaggattatGTCCCCTCACCTACTGAATCGAGTGTgtcgagtggtggtggtggggggggggcagtggaggagaagattcTCTGGCACTTTCTCTATAAAAAGTGGCCGGATTTCGGCGTCCCGGCGATGGAGGACTTGGACTCGTTTTTTACGCTGATGGGCTTGTCGAGGGAGAAGAATGCGGGGCCGCATAATCCGAGGATTGTGCACTGCTCTgctggggtggggaggtcGGGGACGTTTATCGCGCTGGAGCATTTgatgagggagttggaggctGGGGTGTTGGAGCggtgggatgagatggttgCTACTGCGAACAACTCGAGGCGCGGGTCGGTCAGtgaaagaggggggaagagggaagggggggagtgggataGGGAtagggatggggagggtgaggggagCGAGGGGGGGAGTAGTGAGACtggggggatggtgctgggggaggatTTGATTTTCGACACGGTGAATCAGTTgagggagcagaggaagatgatggtgcaAGCGGAGGGGCAGTATCAGTTTATTTATGGGGTGCTGAGGAAGttgtgggtggagaggtatggcggtggtggtggtggtggtggtg aggttgttggtgggttgagagggggggagggacagggacgagaagaggaggtggaggtggaggaggtgaaagATGATCAtagggagggggagccggcgaagaagagggtggaggttgagtttgagaagagtgaggggagggatCCTTTTGCTTGA